CAAGTTAACTATACCACACATAACATTTATTTCCCTTTGTAAGTTTATGTCTTCAACCTGGCTGGAAGTTCAAGATattttttctaaactttttttacTTACATTTATTTAAACTAACATGAGTTTGAAATGGAGGTGTCAAATCACATTTTTGCATAATGGAAATGTGCAACCTATTTGTGTGTGTAGGGGCAAAGTAAATTATTTACATAGTTCCCGTCTCACTTTTGAAGATACTTCAAAGGGGAGCAAAACCTCAAGGGAGCAGCTGCATTTTCCCATGGTGGTGGCAGCAGACCTGATTTTCTATTGTACTGCACCCTTGTGTAGTCATTCTTATGAAGCGCTGGTGTAGATGACAAACAGgttcagggcaatggagaatcaggctcagcaTTTCCTACTTCTGTCCcataaaacaagaacaaaattaTACTTGATGAAATTAAAGCGCAACAAGATTAGAACGGATAAAAGGAGTGACTGCTACACATAATGTAGAATTAAGCCGTGAAACCCTCTGTCAATATTGTtgcaacaaaatgtttaaaagattAGATATTTTTATAAATAGGAATGGCATCTGCAGATATATAAACTAGATTATCAAATCAAAGAGCTCTCACTGAATCAAGGCATAAGCTGGTCACTAGTTAGGTTAAAGAAGAAATATTCCCCCCTGTGGAATAGATTATGTAGTTAGATGAAAGCACACCACCACATCTTTCTCTGAAGCGCTGCCATAAATCACTGAAaaataatgggctagatggactgttgaTCTGTTACTGTATGACAATACCTATGTTCTTCACAATGTACACAGCTTAGAATATCCTGTTATAAACTGTACCCTGGATGTACTGCAACTTTGGTAAAATTCAACTTGTGTTTTTCTCCTATGCTCTTGGGAGGCAATCTTCAGTCCATGAACCAGCCTGAATAGCTGGGCTAAGGCTGTAGGGGAGTCATGGTGGGAAAAGGGAAGCTTGTCCCTGTCACAAGTCTGCAGAGCTGCTAGGGAAGGCTACTTCAGCCCTCCTCGAGACAAGAGCAGTGGAGCATACACACAGAAACCAGTCCTGTCACCCCACCACCCTCAAGACATCCCACCCTGAGTGATCATGCACGTGAAGCCTTTAGCTGACTCAATTCCACAAGAGAGATCCATGGCCTTTAGAATCCACCCCCTCTATGGAACAATGGAACTGCACTGCCACAGAGGCAGGGGCCTGATTCACTCCTCGCAGAACATGAGAAATACTAATATTCCCAGTACTGCTTTTAAAACCTACtgacaaaatatttaatagagcTATATAGCTTTACTGATATCTTGAGAACAGAGCACTATTCTTTTTTCCCCGATAAATATCAATACTAAGTTTCCAGTAAAAATAAAGTTACTGGCAAAATTAGGCAAAGGTCAAGTTATGTATAAAAATATCCCCCAAAGCACCCACTGTCTTGAGAGGACATGGATAACTCTCTAACCAGTAATTTAATTATTTCTCTCACTTTTAGATATTTGCATGCATAGAGTTGACGCACTATTTTGATTTCCAGAGCTAACTAATgataatataaaatgaaattcaTTTAATTGACATTTCACAGGTAATTTCACACTAGGCTTAGTTCACTCAAAAACCTTGGATACATGAATTGTATTTATCTTTTATGAAAGGATCAGTTCAGTTACAGTCATGATTCTTTTATTTCTCACTTTAAAGCTGTTTCACAAAACACACTAACGTTTCATGGAGCTATGACTGATAATGTCACAGCATGTTTTTTAATGATGACTACTACATTTTTGAGCACCGAGGGTAGTGCTGAAAATGAAGTTGTATAGTTTACATTTAGTTATAGCTTTGAATGTCTTAAGATCATTTTTATATTTGCGTGTTGTATTTGTACAATTGGTATGTATTTTGTGTATCAATATGTTAGTTATATAATGGGAGCGGCCCCTTCAAAAATATGATTGGAGCAGGTGGAATGGGCTCTTGGAGGGACATGTGAGCATTGTGTGCTGTGTGTCGAGAGGTCTGCATGTAGGTTGGTAGGAGGGAAGGCTTAATTTGCAGGAAACTCCTCCATCGAAAAGTCAGAACGAAAACAACAATTAAGTTCTTCAAAAATAAAAGTCCTCATTGAAGGTGTATGGCATGACATGATTATTTGTTCCTGATAGCACCCGCAGCAACTTGCTGTACCTGTAAATAAACCATTCAAAAGATAAGGAATGCAATAGATCTGAAGGAGGAAAAAGGTAacatttttccaaaataattatttttaaagtcttttaaaTCCCATACCTCTGCAGTTAAAAGAGACATATATTTAGGAGAATCCAGAGAAATTTACCATTACTGAGTACAGCTGCTATGCAGTGTTATGTATAGTAACATCACAGTGTGCTACCATCACTATTTTAGCTCATCACCGGTAATCTAGACAGCAGATCACTTAAGGAGATTTCAAGTATAAGCAACAGTTGTTTATCCACTAGAGACCAGGGAATATGTTGGAAGTCTGTCCATGTATGGAGCAAGTCTTGTGAGCCAGAAGTTTGACATCTCCTTTGGGACATGCTAGCTGCAAAGATTAGCCCCACCCCTCCCTAGGAGAGGCACTTTATAAAGTAAGATTCCCAAAGACAGCAAGGCACAGCAGCTCTCTCCAGTAACGATGGTAAGTTCAACCCATGTGGGAAACCATGGTTCTGGTGGGAGACCAGGGCATTTATCTGCATGATACTCCTAGGAAAAGGACTATGATTTGAGAGAGAGCATTGTGTTTGCAGTAATTTTGAAATCTAAAGTATGAATGTTTAAGAGTCGTATCTTAGCAAAGAAAGAAAGTTTTAACTTATGTTTTGCTGTTCTTCAAGTATTAATTGGAGTGTGTATTTCAGAAGAACAATGGAGTAAATGATATATTTATTCTTTCCCAGTGTAGATCAAAATTATTCTTTCATCTCTTTTCAGGCTAGCAGAAAAACCAAAAAGAAGGAAGGTGGTGCCAAACGTGCTCAGAGAGCGTCTTCTAATGTCTTCTCCAACTTTGAGCAGACACAGATCCAAGAATTTAAGGAAGTAAGACAATATAGGAGGCGTATATATTTGAATGAGACAGGTCACAGATACAGCATTGGGACCTGAATTTCTCAAAGGTTGTACATGTTCGGAAATGGGTTCTAGCCAGCTTGTTATATAAAGCACATTCATTAACTGACTTAAGAGTTAAACAGGATGGATTCTGGTCTGTGCCTTTGGTTCAGATCCCTCTCCACATAATATGAGGATATCCTGTGTCTTTGTCTCTGCCAAAGCAACAATTCATATCGTGTGCAGTGGTACTTAATGGCTTCAGCAATGCACTTAGCTCTTGGTTGGGAGTAGCCTTTTACTGTCTTATCTCCATCAGAACAACCATGATCAACACAGATCAATCACAAAGGATTTTCCATGGTACCTGACATGTTACACTCAGTGCTCAGCAAGCAGATATGGAGTGGGGAAAGGCAGATGAGCCAAGAAACAGGTGCCGCATGTACCTCCTCACTGCCAGCAACAAGAAAAAGTTAAGGAACAGGAAAGAGTGTGAAATAGAGTCATAGCCACAATATAATCATGAACACACTCAGAATATAATATTTGTGTCACATTGTTGTATTACCATGCAATGATACTGAGACGCAACAACAAAACACAATGTCTAAACATCAGTATGACTGTCTTCTGGTTCTCAGAGTCTGTTCAATGATCAAGTGGCTCTCCAGCAATTCCAAGTTGAGTAATATTGTTCTGGAAAATATTCAGCACCCTAGTATAACAgttgttttaaaaagaattcatACTCACTTTACACTTATTATTAAAAGAGAGGGATTTGCAGTTTAAAGTATAATTaagagacaaaacaaaaccatcaCTTTTTAGTAAGTaatgaaatgaaaatatgaaATATGACAAGTAAAAGCTTAGCACACTGGGCATACACATTTTTTCATGTAACTTTTTACTAAAGAATGTGTATTTACTGTAAAAAAATATAGGGAAATACAGTTCTCTCTTAGTTCAAACTTGTATTGAACACAGGTACACATAAAGCTTTTCTAAAGCTATAACAGATAAAAACATGAATATATTATGTGTATATTTATTCTGTCATGTAGGCTTTCACATTAATTGATCAGAACAGAGATGGATTCATAGATAAAGAAGACTTGAAAGATATCTATGCTTCTTTGGGTAAGTACACTAGAGTAGAGATATACTTTACTAATGTACACTTACTCACTTTAAACTCATAGTTGTAAGTGCTAAGTGGTGGACTATTTAACACTGTAAATATTTGAATTTGTAGACCTGATAGAGACAGAACATACCCAGAGCTCCAGAGACCCAACACCTTTTAACTTTGGAAGCAGATGGGATTGTAAACTGAATTCCAATTTCTCAGTTTACTCCTGTCTCTGTTAGGCCAAATTCTACAGTAATTTCTCCAAACACTATCAGGATTGTGATAGTGTCACACTATTAGTGCAGAAAATTgaaggtttctttttaaaatgttgaagtaTTTTAGGACTATAACTCCCACATTTTCCATATTTGAGCTCCACTAACCTATCCTtagaaacccctccccccctttaaaaaagagtgaattaatatattttacggccagaagggacagctatgatcatctggtctgatttCTTGCATGacacaggctacagaacctcacccagtgattcctgcataaAGCCCATAATTTCTGGTTGAGCTATAGCATCTCTTCTAGAAATGATTGGAAgactgcaagtgatggagaatccattctATCACTACCTAAGTTGTTCCCATGGGTAATTACCCTCACTGGCCAAAAAAATTGCATCTtctaaatttgtctagcctcaGTTTCCAACaatttttctgctagattaaagagccatctactGTAAGGAGGAAAGTCCTATGAAACTTGCATGCATGTATTACCTAAAACCAATCCATTTTGCATACTCTCCCTTTAAGCCTCTTCTGTTTTTTCTAGTTGACACCTGCAGATCTTGTTGGTGGTCATTAGTGGTGCCTCATGTATACATTTTCCCCATAATCATCCTGTAACTGGAAGGCATGATTTGTACAGCCATACAGCTTTATCAACTCCTTTTGACAGATTTTTGCAGCTCTTCTTTTCAGAAGCCAACTACAGCTATTGAACTCCATTCCCCACCCACGACAAAGTGATTCCCTGACTTGTAGAGCATTAGCAGTGCTATGGTACTAAAGTCATTTatccaatcatagaatatcagggttggaagggacctcaggaggtcatctagtccaaccccctgctcaaagcaggaacaatccccaatttttattttttttttcctccagattcctaaatggccccctcagggattgaactcacaaccctgggtttagcagaccaatgctcaaaccactaagctatccctcccccagaggGGATTCTATTTAAAGAATTGTAGGAagttacaaagcaaaataaagaaaataagtgGAAAGCTGTCTTGAAATGGTTAAAGTATTTTGGGGGGCAATCATACAGTGAGTACATGTTGGTAAAGGTGCCTAGAACCAAAGATGGGTGCTTTGCCTATTATAACTCTAAATAGTATGGGTATTTGTACACTGAAAGACCTTTTCCTTTAATTTAggtaaaacaaatgtaaaagatGAGGAGCTAGAATCCATGCTCAAGGAAGCCACTGGACCCATTAATTTCACAATGTTTTTGAATCTCTTTGGAGCAAAGTTACTTGGTGAGTTTAATACTATCtatatcggggtgggcaaactttttggtctgagggccacatctgggaatagaaattgtatggcaggccatgaatgctcacaaaattggggttggggtgcgggctctggggtggggatggggatgaggagtttgggatgtagGAGAGTGCttcaggttgggacccagggatTCAGAGAGCgagagggagatcagggctggggcctgggtgcaggaaggggtgcaggttctggggtggggctggggagaggtttggggtgcaggagggtgctctgggctgggagtgaggggtttggagagcgggagggggatcagggctgggacaggggattggggcgtggggagaggtgcaggctctgagcggcgCATACCtgaagcagctcccggaagcagtggtatgtcccctctctggctcctacgcggaggtgtGACCAGGCGGCTCTgaacgctgccccatctgcaggcacgttccctgcagctcccattagtgTGCCaaagggggccattggagcacgtaggagccggagtggggccatgctgcagcttctgggagccgtgtggtgcagcccccaaccctgcgccctggctggagcgccggagtggGACCAAGCCACGTGCTGTggcccctggctggagcgccggagtggGGCTGAGCTGCGTGGTGCGGCCCCCGACCCAGTGCCTCGGCTGGAGCGGGaaaagccccagaccctgctccccagtgggagctaatgggctgtagtttgcccatccctggtctgTATAGACCGTTATTCAGAAGTTCCTTAGGGCATGTGTATAATACAGACTTATGTCAATCTCAGGTAGACTTACAGCCACTGCaacctcaccaggagcacttccaccaacagaagaggggcagtgtggggagctgagagccagggctcagctctgcacagctctccGACAGGAGTCCTGTTGTCCCTccggctctcagctccccacttcCAGCTGGGAACAGGGGCAGCTGCTCGGGCTTCTCAGCTctctgagcagggagctgggcaggcaCAGCCTGCTGGGAGCaaggagctgggggcagctgggctaTAGCTacccagctttcttgtcaatttcatggccctggagccatgaaattgacaagacagccaacagctcATGTAAGTAAGGCAGTATAACCACACCAACATGAGCCCTATGCCTTTAggggaggtggagttatgtcagtgtagtagggcacttataTTGGCGGGACGAGGCTGTaatgtgtacactgacataattaggttgacgtaagctacTTTACTGTGTAGTGTAGTAGACCAAGCCTTAATCCGAACCTCCCCGTATGTCCAGTACCTTTTTGAAAAGGCTTTAATCATTTACTTCAACTTTACTGCTCATAGAACATTCTTAATGTTGGTAATTCTAAATGATACTCAAAGCTCACCTGCATCAGAGATGTCAATaggtatttttcaattaaaatgtctGGGCACGTAGCAAGAGTCAGTCCTTACTCCATGGCAATAATGACAtgtatttgaaaaggaaattagtGATTAACATTGACATGATCCAGCTGATATCTGCTAGAGATAGTGTTCTAACATGAGCTCCAGTTTTTGCCAAGTAATTCTTTAAGGTTTTAAGTTTTTTAACTGCTTGCAGGCAAATCTTTGTGAAACTTGTAATGCCATTTCGAGACCCTGGCAGAGTTTGCCCACCACTTGGGATGGCTCTAACTTCTTCCTAAACTGTCTTGCCATGCAACACTCTCTCCAGAGCAGACTCATCTATCCCCATTGTTGTTTCTTGGCTGCCACGCTGCTACTATAGCCATCCACCTCTGCTCCCTGGGGACTTCATAAAGCCTGTCAGCCCCAACCCCGCACTACACTTTACACAAATACAACAGCTAAACATTAATATATAACAGCAGCTGGgttctcagcacttttgaaatatCTAACCAATTATTTAGACAACTAAGGATGGACTTGAGGCTATTTTTAGctacctattttttttttaaattggccttACAACtctaatttttattctttttattattaatttacacAATAGAATTTGCTCATATTTCTTAGGATATCAGACTGATTTTCAAAATAATGTACGTATATTGTTCCCTGACTAAATGCAAATTACACCACTGCCTGATATTACAGAGCCTGCTATAATTCAGTGAAGTCATATTGACCAGTAAACATGTCATTTCTTGAAGGACCATAGACTAATTTACACCTGAGCAGACACCAGAAATAAAAAGGTGACCTTCATTTGATGTCTCAAAGAGGATGTATACACACCTGCTATTCAGAAgaggcagtctccccctctcttttAAAAAAGTCTTAAAATTTTCACTCCCCCTTAAAATTGCTCAGTCAGCTTCATTTATTCTAATGGAATCCAAATACATTCTCTCATTTTTTCCTCCTCAAACACACCTCTGTAGCTTTCAAATGCTGTTACGTGTAGAGACAGCACTTCCAGTACCATAGACCCATTGTACTACTGGGCCTGAGTACTGTTCTTGTGAAAGATTCCAACCAGTGGGAAGTGTTTTATCAGCTGAGCCACACTGGCATCTGTTATTTTCTGCAGGTATGGATGGGGAAGAGACCATACTAAATGCATTCAAAATGTTTGATCCAGATGGTAAAGGACACATTCACAAAGACTAGTAAGTTTACTTCTGTGTTTATTATCAAGCCTATCAAGAATCATGATAGTCACATTATAGTAGGCAGTTGAGATCTAAGTATTTTGGATTATGTTGAGAATTAACTGGTAAATTAACAGGTTTATTCTTTCTTTTTCAGGTCACTAGCTTTATAATTTTCAAATGACTACATATTGTTAAATTAATAAAGTGCAGGAACAGAATGCAAGACCAGAGCAAATGAGTGACTTTGTAATAATGCCCAGGAAGATAATTACTAGTGCTTTTCCCCACTAAGCAAACCAGATACTGTTTAAAAACCTTATATTTGTAAGAAATTTATCTGTGTTCCATACATTTGTACAAGTGGACAACATTGAATTAAACTGTTGTATATTCAGTGACAATAAAACTATTAAAATAGTTTTCCTGCAGGGATAAAGCGTGGCAAGTTTACTTTCCATTCTCCTCTCTAGGGAGCATGCCAgagacattttttgttttttaaatattagcttGCATATTTAAGCTGTTTGCATAAGAAGCATCTTGAACATTTGCAGATGGGTGTTTAGTGTTTTTCACTAATGCTCAAGTTCCTATGAGAGGCTAAATAAATTTCCTTTATTAGCACAGCATGAAAACCTGTAAGTAGTAAAACCCAGTGGGTGCTTAAACTCTGAACTGGATTTGTATATATCCTTTTACTTTTTCATTGTCTAAGTTTTAAATTATTCGTccctgtaactttttttttaattaatcttgGGCTTTGTGGTGTATAAACCTGAGACAAGTGAACTCctcagtctctctccccctccgCACCGTATCACCCTCACTCCCCATCAGATCCATATCTTCCTTTACATCCTTCTTAATCCTGCAAAGGGCAGTAGCATGACTCTTCTAGGGATGCTTTCCAGCCAGATGCAACAGTTCTCTTCTTGCTGCGACATATAGGTGATCCTGCCTTATCTCTGCTAGGGCTTGACTGCACACTGTTTTGCATGAGTTTAACTAGATCTGTATAcctagttaaactgatgcaacccCACTACAAATTGCTATAGCTGCATGCTTAAGTGTTTATATCAGGATAGCTTGTGCCTGTAAATTTAAACTAATATTATCCAGGTTTAAACCAGTACAAAGTTGTActgttttaattaaattggtATTAAATTGCACCATTAGTTAAAGCACTCCAGCTTTGTACATAGATTGGACCTAAGTCCAAACCTAAGGAATGAGTAGAGAACAGCTGCTTGGATTCACTCTAGGCAAGAGTCCTACCCTACTTTCTGCTCAAAGGACACTCACTGCCCTTCCAAACTGGTACTTACTGAGCTAAAACCACAACTGAACAGTGTGCAGGTGTTATCTAGTTGGGAATTAGCCAGCTGTCTAAAGGTAAACAATTTAACTACACAGTAAATAGAATGGTAACAGAGGGGTTTTTTCTATAACTTAAAATATTCCAAAGACAAGGTTGAAAAATAAAGTATTCTATAATTATTTCATTGTGAGGAACTGTGACTGTGCTATCCTTACTCTGACTTAGCGTCATCTAACTAATcttctctctgtgtctgttttaACTAGCTTAAAACACATGATGATGACACAGGCTGACAAATTCACTGCTGAAGAGGTTTGTATACTACAGTATCTGTCACTCAAGTGCACGTTGGTATATAATGACAGTTGCTTCCTAGAAAGGCAGCAAGACTATTCTGTTTAAAATAACGTCTCTTGGATGAGGGAAATGAGTGTTTTGAAATCCTTTTACTCAGTGGCTTTAGGAGTTACCACTAACCCATTGTTACAACATTCACATTGCAGAGGCCTACTGAATTACTAGCTAACAGAGCATCATCTGTTTCAAGCTGTTAAATGCtattaatttttcaaaataattcagAAATAAGAATGAGTAAGTGGCTGCAGATACTTGCTTCCATGCTGGAGTTTTAAGTTGGAAGTTGCTAAAACACTGCTTTGGAAAAACATAACaatgttcttttcttttaatgGTATACAGATAGACCAGATGTTCAAGAGTTCCCCTATTGATGCAGCAGGAAACTTGGATTATAAATCGTTCTGCTACACTATCACACAtggagaggaaaaggaagaataAAGAGCGCACACTTGTTAGTTGCATTAAATTCTCACATTGggttaataaataaaaatcaaactttttttttacgcAGCTGTAGTGTTTTTTTTATGCAGCTGTAGCTCAGTTACCCATTGCTCATGCAATTTAAAAATAGCTATGTCCTAGTCTCCATTACTTTGGAGGGCCCAAGGTGAAAACTGCACCTTTTACCATGCTTTTTCATAGcaacagttttgtttttgagctaACTCCATTCTCCTTAGCCCATTGCAgagacatttcatttcaaatttatGCCAGGCAAAATAAAACAGAGAAAGACATGCTAGCCGATTGTTTGCATTTTCTAAGAACCTATCAATAGGTAGCTATTAATGGCACCTGCCTCTTTGTACACTGTGATAGGTAATTATAAAAGTGGCCATCATTGTGGAATCACAGTTGCATTATGCTGAAGAGAGAGAACATTTGCAGAGGTCAGTCACACATTTGCTTGTTCCAGGCTGACTACTCTATTTTAGGGGCAAATGATGTTCTCTGGAGCAGTCAGTATTGCCAGAGCCACAACTTTCATCTTCCccaaaaataaacacacaacCCTACTTGTAAAGATTTTTACTTCCAAGAAATAACGACTTATTTttacatggattaaaaatggATAACATTGTTTGGTACAATCTTTCATTCTGAGTTGTCAATTTTCATTAGAGCAAAAGCAACATTTATAAAAACAGTTAAGAGCTGTAATCCTCACTGATTTTGAGTAGAAACCTGCTGTAAAAAGGTGGAGTTTAAACTATCCCATCTGCTTGACAGTCATGGAGTCCATAGTTCCTGTTCATTTGAAAATGCAGCTTGTTTCATCAGAATTTACAAAAAGACACGTCAGACCAATCTAAAGCCAACTCTCTTCCCTCTTAAAGGAACTTTCACGTCAAGTTTGTCCCCAAATGTAGGGGTTTGGAAAATTAAGTTGAATCATACCTGAATGGCTAATTTTAATTGAGTATTGTAAACTGGGTTATAAGCAGAAAAATGCTCTCTGTGGAAGGGACTCTTAAATCGTTGCTAGCCACCAGTCTTCCAATATAATTGGGGTTCAGAACAAAAGTGTTATTTAATCAACATGATTATGTGCGGCAGTGAGTTTATCTAGTTTAATTCACTGCTCTTTCAGAGCAGGAACAAAAACTGTTTGTATGACATGCTGCATTGGAGTGCAACTGCATATTTTTCATACTAATCTTCAGTaacagccagaggttaggggtctattacaggagtgggcagGTGCGATTCTGTTGCCTGCAATCTGcaggaggtccgactagatgatcatgatggtcctttcgggccttaaagtctatgaacctATGAGTCTAAACCATTTTATCTTTAAACTACTAAATCTAGCCTCACAGGAGAGTCAGGATTTCTTCAAatttagtgacaggtttcagagtagcagccgtgttagtctgtattcgcaaaaagaaaaggagtacttgtggcaccttagagactaacaaatttatttgagcataagctttcgtgagctacagctcacttcatcggatgcattcagtggaattgagctgtagctcacgaaagcttatgctcaaataaatttgttagtctctaaggtgccgcaagtactccttttcttttttcaaatttaGTGATGATGTTAGCATCAAAGCTTTACTGAACACAAATATTTTCTGCATTAGACCAGGTTTGTATGCCCTGCTTCCTCATCTTCTTAGACCAAACTCTCCCTCTAATGCATAAGTAGACTTCTCACTTAAGTCCATGAGTTCACAAACATGTAGGAGTACATGGCTCAAATTCATTTAACATCACTGGTGACTAGAGATAGTTGGCTGAAGGGGGAAAAGAATGGTTAAAGGAATATAAAAAGCAGCCTACAGATTACCCTCTGGCCAAAACACATCAGTGTTCCAAGTAGATTTATCCCATTACATGAATTAAGACTCCAGTCCAAAGATGCTCAAGTTAAAgatggaaaaataatatttttcaagaCAATAAAAAACATATTCCCAATACATTGTTTTAATTGTAATCATCAGGTTTTGATTTAATCTGAACAGAAATACATTAGATGCTTTGATTTTTAACTGATCTGTAATTATTACAAATACGAAAACATCAATTGCATAGCAGCATTAAAACCAAACAGAACCAAACCTGCTTTTATCAGATCTCACACCGAACAGCAATATGCCACATAATACATAACCCCACTGTAAGCCATTCACCTTACACCAGgtacaaaaaaccccaaataaaaaTCCATAACAAACTGATATTCCTGAAGACACAACCCTTCAGAATAGGGTGCATGATACCAACTGCTACATTTTGGTACTAAAATGTTCTATACTAAAAGGAGAAGTGCTTTCAAGGCAATTTGAACTGGACTAACTTTTTAAAGCGGTTTCAATAAGATTTATTCTACTTATTTGCTATAGTGTTTAAGAGTAAACATGATTCCTCACATAGTTTTAAATAGAGCAGAAGTATCAGGTACAGACATTACACAAGGCAAGCTAATGACTCTATCCAAGAGAAATATGTAGCCTGCAGATTTCTTCAGGGGAAAGGTGTACCTGCGGCACATGGCCCAAAGTAACAACTTAGTTCCACACATAGAAGAGGGTGGGGGAACTAACAGAAAGGAGTTCCGTTCCACCTAGGCACTGTAACTCCTCCTGCTGGGTCAGTTCCCTTTGTTCTTTCCTTGAGCTGTGCAGCCTATGGGAGTTATCATATTAACTCCCTGGGCAGCCTCTAGATAGGGAAAGGGTCAACTCCCTCACATACTGAGGAATTAGGTTAAGAACAGCAGC
The sequence above is a segment of the Natator depressus isolate rNatDep1 chromosome 5, rNatDep2.hap1, whole genome shotgun sequence genome. Coding sequences within it:
- the MYL5 gene encoding myosin light chain 5, producing MGTWRRRAPAGLLGARVILPSWSGRVCLAPPPAPHNEASRKTKKKEGGAKRAQRASSNVFSNFEQTQIQEFKEAFTLIDQNRDGFIDKEDLKDIYASLGKTNVKDEELESMLKEATGPINFTMFLNLFGAKLLGMDGEETILNAFKMFDPDGKGHIHKDYLKHMMMTQADKFTAEEIDQMFKSSPIDAAGNLDYKSFCYTITHGEEKEE